One genomic window of Geodermatophilus sp. DSM 44513 includes the following:
- a CDS encoding diol dehydratase reactivase subunit alpha produces the protein MGAPDPGRPPGRLVVGVDIGNSTTEACLAAVAPDGTVAYLATDLTRTTGVKGTPDNTAGALTAVRGALARSGRDAGEVEAVLLNEATPVISGLAMETITETIITESTMIGHNPATPGGEGLGVGTTVPIGALPGQPPGAPVVCVVPPGADFEDVAAAVNAAVAAGVDVVAAVLAGDDAVLVTNRLHRPVPVVDEVAAVERVPLGMLAAVEVAAPGRTIRTLSNSYGLATVFGLDPAQTRQVSPVARALTGNRSAVVVRTPTGDVTDRRIPVGELVLHGAGRTLRVDVDAGAEAIMDAVARVQPLDDADGEPGTHVGGMLAQVRDTMADVMDVAGQPGVPVSEIAIRDVLAVDTFVPAEVRGGLAGEVALENAVALAAMVRTSRSRMQLVADRVSEQLGAAARIGGVEGEMAVGGALTTPGVDRPVAVLDLGGGSTDAALLTRDGECTAVHVAGAGELVTKLIGSELALEDREVAEGVKRFPLATVESFFHLRHEDGTVQFVDQPLPPHVFARVVVLTAEGPAPVPTRHALHHVRRVRRDAKRRVFVVNALRALRQVAPGGNLRALDFVVLLGGSALDFEIPDLVADALAPYGVVCGTGNVLGTEGPRTAVAAGLVRAHAAHLVECPAG, from the coding sequence GTGGGCGCGCCCGACCCCGGCCGGCCGCCGGGCCGGCTGGTCGTCGGCGTGGACATCGGCAACTCCACGACCGAGGCGTGCCTGGCCGCGGTCGCCCCCGACGGCACGGTCGCCTACCTGGCCACCGACCTGACCCGGACGACCGGCGTCAAGGGCACCCCGGACAACACCGCGGGCGCGCTCACCGCCGTCCGCGGGGCGCTGGCCCGGTCCGGGCGGGACGCCGGCGAGGTGGAGGCCGTGCTGCTCAACGAGGCCACCCCGGTGATCAGCGGGCTGGCCATGGAGACCATCACCGAGACGATCATCACCGAGTCCACGATGATCGGGCACAACCCGGCGACCCCCGGCGGCGAGGGCCTCGGCGTCGGCACCACCGTGCCGATCGGCGCGCTGCCCGGCCAGCCGCCCGGCGCGCCGGTGGTGTGCGTCGTCCCACCCGGCGCGGACTTCGAGGACGTCGCGGCCGCGGTCAACGCCGCCGTCGCGGCCGGCGTGGACGTGGTGGCCGCCGTCCTGGCCGGGGACGATGCGGTGCTGGTGACCAACCGGCTGCACCGGCCGGTCCCGGTGGTCGACGAGGTCGCCGCCGTGGAGCGGGTGCCGCTGGGGATGCTGGCCGCCGTCGAGGTGGCCGCGCCCGGGCGGACCATCCGGACGCTGTCCAACTCCTACGGCCTGGCCACCGTCTTCGGCCTGGACCCGGCGCAGACCCGCCAGGTGTCCCCGGTGGCGCGGGCGCTGACCGGCAACCGGTCGGCCGTCGTCGTGCGCACCCCGACCGGGGACGTCACCGACCGGCGCATCCCGGTGGGGGAGCTGGTGCTGCACGGGGCGGGCAGGACGCTGCGGGTGGACGTCGACGCCGGCGCCGAGGCGATCATGGACGCCGTCGCCCGCGTGCAGCCCCTGGACGACGCCGACGGCGAGCCCGGCACGCACGTCGGCGGCATGCTCGCCCAGGTCCGCGACACGATGGCCGACGTCATGGACGTCGCCGGCCAGCCGGGGGTGCCGGTGTCGGAGATCGCCATCCGCGACGTGCTCGCCGTCGACACGTTCGTGCCGGCCGAGGTGCGCGGCGGGCTGGCCGGCGAGGTGGCGCTGGAGAACGCGGTCGCGCTGGCGGCGATGGTGCGCACCAGCCGCAGTCGCATGCAACTGGTCGCCGACCGGGTCTCCGAGCAGCTGGGCGCGGCGGCGCGGATCGGCGGCGTCGAGGGCGAGATGGCCGTGGGCGGCGCGCTCACCACCCCCGGCGTCGACCGGCCGGTCGCCGTCCTGGACCTCGGCGGCGGCTCGACCGACGCCGCCCTGCTCACCCGGGACGGCGAGTGCACCGCCGTGCACGTCGCCGGCGCCGGGGAGCTGGTCACCAAGCTGATCGGCTCCGAGCTGGCCCTGGAGGACCGCGAGGTCGCCGAGGGCGTCAAGCGCTTCCCGCTGGCCACGGTGGAGAGCTTCTTCCACCTGCGCCACGAGGACGGCACCGTGCAGTTCGTCGACCAGCCGCTGCCGCCGCACGTCTTCGCCCGCGTCGTGGTGCTGACCGCCGAGGGTCCCGCCCCCGTGCCCACCCGGCACGCCCTGCACCACGTGCGGCGGGTGCGCCGGGATGCCAAGCGGCGGGTGTTCGTGGTCAACGCGCTGCGGGCGCTGCGCCAGGTGGCACCGGGGGGCAACCTGCGCGCGCTGGACTTCGTCGTCCTGCTGGGCGGGTCGGCACTGGACTTCGAGATCCCCGACCTGGTCGCCGACGCCCTCGCCCCCTACGGGGTGGTCTGCGGGACCGGCAACGTGCTGGGCACCGAGGGGCCGCGGACGGCGGTCGCGGCGGGCCTGGTCCGCGCGCACGCCGCCCACCTGGTCGAGTGCCCGGCCGGGTGA
- a CDS encoding bacterial proteasome activator family protein, which yields MTAPGIGSGRAQQVLVVGPDGQPVGTMPAPDGGPPSGDGGPAIGEMVEQPAKVMRIGTMIKQLLEEVRAAPLDDASRNRLRDIHASSIRELEQGLAPELREELERITLPFSEGETPSDAELRIAQAQLVGWLEGVFHGIQTALFAQQMAARAQLEEMRRRALPGGQAPQPDLRPGGGQYL from the coding sequence ATGACCGCACCTGGAATCGGCAGTGGACGCGCCCAGCAGGTCCTCGTCGTCGGACCCGACGGCCAGCCGGTGGGCACGATGCCCGCACCCGACGGCGGCCCACCGAGCGGCGACGGCGGCCCGGCCATCGGCGAGATGGTCGAGCAGCCGGCGAAGGTCATGCGGATCGGCACGATGATCAAGCAGCTGCTCGAGGAGGTGCGCGCCGCGCCCCTGGACGACGCCAGCCGCAACCGGCTGCGCGACATCCACGCCTCGTCCATCCGCGAGCTCGAGCAGGGGCTGGCGCCGGAGCTGCGCGAGGAGCTGGAGCGGATCACGCTGCCGTTCAGCGAGGGCGAGACGCCGTCGGACGCCGAGCTGCGCATCGCCCAGGCCCAGCTGGTCGGCTGGCTGGAGGGCGTCTTCCACGGCATCCAGACCGCGCTGTTCGCCCAGCAGATGGCCGCCCGGGCCCAGCTGGAGGAGATGCGCCGGCGGGCGCTACCCGGCGGTCAGGCCCCGCAGCCGGACCTGCGCCCCGGTGGCGGCCAGTACCTCTGA
- a CDS encoding diol dehydratase small subunit, with translation MTSAPPLTTADYPLSINRPELLRTPTGKPITALTMDAVVSGELTAEDLRIAPETLQLQAQLADASGRPQLAANLRRAAEMTAIPDAEVLAMYNALRPRASTGEQLAALADRLEGDYAAPVCAALVREAAEVYARRGLLARPETGADADPGALAGSPEASPVTTAGTAAAARAEQQGAEQEEVQPA, from the coding sequence GTGACGAGCGCTCCCCCGCTGACCACGGCGGACTACCCCCTGTCGATCAACCGGCCCGAGCTGCTGCGCACCCCCACCGGCAAGCCGATCACCGCGCTCACCATGGACGCGGTGGTGTCCGGTGAGCTGACCGCCGAGGACCTGCGGATCGCCCCGGAGACGCTGCAGCTGCAGGCCCAGCTGGCCGACGCCAGCGGCCGCCCGCAGCTGGCCGCGAACCTGCGGCGGGCCGCGGAGATGACGGCCATCCCGGACGCCGAGGTGCTCGCCATGTACAACGCGCTGCGGCCGCGCGCGTCGACCGGCGAGCAGCTGGCCGCGCTGGCCGACCGGCTCGAGGGCGACTACGCCGCACCCGTCTGCGCCGCGCTGGTCCGCGAGGCCGCCGAGGTCTACGCCCGCCGCGGCCTGCTGGCCCGGCCCGAGACCGGCGCCGACGCCGACCCGGGCGCCCTCGCCGGCAGCCCCGAGGCCAGCCCGGTCACCACCGCCGGCACCGCCGCCGCCGCCCGGGCCGAACAGCAGGGCGCCGAGCAGGAGGAGGTGCAGCCGGCATGA
- a CDS encoding glycerol dehydratase reactivase beta/small subunit family protein, with protein sequence MSDPGPRPAVRVHRHPAAPAPVLRQVRAGVEEEGVPSDVVDVPGPAGATALAAAAAADSPLGVGIGLAADGAAAVQHRTLPGDRPVTTAPAGAGPTEWRRIGRVAARVVKRLPLG encoded by the coding sequence GTGAGCGACCCGGGACCGCGGCCGGCGGTGCGGGTGCACCGGCACCCGGCGGCCCCGGCGCCCGTGCTGCGCCAGGTGCGCGCCGGGGTGGAGGAGGAGGGGGTGCCCAGCGACGTCGTCGACGTCCCCGGGCCGGCCGGTGCGACCGCCCTGGCCGCCGCGGCCGCCGCGGACTCCCCGCTCGGCGTGGGCATCGGCCTGGCCGCCGACGGCGCCGCGGCCGTGCAGCACCGCACCCTGCCCGGGGACCGGCCGGTGACCACGGCCCCGGCCGGTGCGGGGCCGACGGAGTGGCGCCGCATCGGCCGGGTCGCCGCCCGGGTGGTCAAGCGCCTCCCGCTCGGCTGA
- a CDS encoding helix-turn-helix domain-containing protein, with product MSRTGRHPRPRGAPGVPGVDAVAHARQLAETFDDVLGGGPLRRSPRPVVSASWARSLAAHVDPDRRTPPVVYAPDELADVRSAHPLAEVVPLLRGTLATAADEAVHLLLVTDAAGRVLWREGSPGLLGRADRVGLFPGTDWSEAAIGTNAMGTTLAVDAPVQIHSAEHLVRTYHAWTCVAAPVHDPDTGAVLGAVDLSGPLQTVHPAMAQLVATTARLAEAHLRARVAEADQRFLLRHAAHLAGLRGAAGALVTPTGRVLAADPDGRWPARVDLAGSTGHALLPDGREVRVEPLAEGHLLVCPRPAHRTPVLSLRLTGTSPGAVLDGRAVPLTLRAAEVLTALVLHPEGLTADQLGCLLYGDDGNQTTVRVQVRRLRSLLGADVLGTRPYRLTATVDSDVGQVRRALREGRPAAALRGCAGPLLPRSEVAEVRQLREELAAGLRRAVLGSSDVDLLHAFVTHPLGEEDLAAHDRLLALLPDGDPRTAPVALRAARLRAE from the coding sequence ATGTCCCGCACCGGCCGGCACCCCCGCCCCCGCGGTGCCCCCGGTGTCCCGGGCGTCGACGCCGTCGCGCACGCCCGGCAGCTGGCCGAGACCTTCGACGACGTCCTCGGGGGCGGACCGCTGCGCCGCTCGCCCCGGCCGGTCGTCTCGGCGTCCTGGGCCCGCAGCCTGGCCGCGCACGTCGACCCCGACCGCCGCACGCCCCCGGTGGTGTACGCACCCGACGAGCTGGCCGACGTCCGGTCGGCGCACCCGCTGGCCGAGGTGGTGCCGCTGCTGCGCGGGACCCTGGCCACCGCGGCCGACGAGGCGGTGCACCTGCTGCTGGTCACCGACGCCGCGGGGCGCGTGCTGTGGCGCGAGGGCTCGCCCGGGCTGCTCGGCCGGGCCGACCGGGTCGGGCTGTTCCCGGGCACCGACTGGAGCGAGGCGGCCATCGGGACCAACGCGATGGGCACCACGCTGGCCGTGGACGCGCCGGTGCAGATCCACTCCGCCGAGCACCTGGTCCGCACGTACCACGCGTGGACCTGCGTGGCCGCCCCCGTGCACGACCCCGACACCGGCGCCGTCCTCGGTGCGGTGGACCTCAGCGGCCCGCTGCAGACCGTGCACCCGGCGATGGCGCAGCTGGTGGCGACGACCGCCCGGCTGGCCGAGGCGCACCTGCGGGCCCGGGTGGCCGAGGCCGACCAGCGGTTCCTGCTGCGCCACGCGGCGCACCTGGCCGGCCTGCGCGGTGCCGCCGGCGCGCTGGTCACCCCCACCGGCCGGGTGCTCGCCGCGGACCCCGACGGCCGGTGGCCCGCGCGGGTGGACCTGGCCGGCTCCACCGGGCACGCGCTGCTGCCCGACGGGCGGGAGGTGCGGGTGGAGCCCCTGGCCGAGGGGCACCTGCTGGTCTGCCCCCGGCCGGCCCACCGCACCCCGGTGCTCTCGCTGCGGCTCACCGGCACCAGCCCGGGCGCGGTGCTCGACGGGCGCGCCGTCCCGCTGACGCTGCGGGCGGCGGAGGTCCTCACCGCGCTCGTCCTGCACCCCGAGGGCCTCACCGCCGACCAGCTGGGCTGCCTGCTCTACGGCGACGACGGCAACCAGACCACCGTGCGCGTGCAGGTCCGCCGGCTGCGGTCGCTGCTGGGCGCCGACGTGCTGGGCACCCGCCCCTACCGGCTCACCGCGACGGTGGACAGCGACGTCGGCCAGGTGCGGCGGGCGCTGCGGGAGGGCCGGCCGGCCGCCGCGCTGCGCGGGTGCGCCGGGCCGCTGCTGCCGCGGTCGGAGGTGGCCGAGGTCCGGCAGCTGCGCGAGGAGCTGGCCGCCGGGCTGCGCCGCGCCGTGCTGGGCAGCTCCGACGTCGACCTGCTGCACGCCTTCGTGACCCACCCGCTCGGGGAGGAGGACCTGGCCGCGCACGACCGGCTGCTCGCGCTGCTGCCGGACGGCGACCCGCGGACTGCCCCGGTCGCCCTGCGCGCGGCCCGCCTCCGCGCGGAGTAG
- a CDS encoding NAD(P)H-quinone oxidoreductase, whose amino-acid sequence MRAVTLDRPGGPDELGWGEVPDPVLRPGEVIVDVVATAVNRADLLQRAGHYPPPPGASEVLGLECSGVVSEVGEGVTGWSVGDEVCALLSGGGYAERVAVPAGQLLPRPAGVELATAAALPEVVCTVWSNVFMLAGLRRGETFLVHGGASGIGTMAIQLAARAGARVLTTAGSAAKLAVCRELGADVGIDYRQEDFVARVREETGGAGVDVVLDNMGAAYLARNVDALATGGRLVCIGMQGGTRAELDLGRLMRKRAAVHATTLRARPATGPGGKAEIVAAVRHDVWPDVERGVVRPIVDRRLPMSRAAEAHRVVDASEHVGKVLLVNEP is encoded by the coding sequence ATGCGTGCTGTGACCCTCGACCGACCCGGTGGCCCCGACGAGCTCGGCTGGGGTGAGGTGCCCGACCCGGTGCTGCGGCCCGGTGAGGTGATCGTCGACGTCGTCGCCACCGCGGTCAACCGCGCCGACCTGCTGCAGCGGGCCGGCCACTACCCCCCGCCGCCCGGTGCCAGCGAGGTCCTCGGCCTGGAGTGCAGCGGGGTGGTCAGCGAGGTCGGCGAGGGCGTGACCGGCTGGTCGGTGGGCGACGAGGTCTGCGCGCTGCTGTCCGGTGGCGGCTACGCCGAGCGGGTCGCCGTCCCGGCCGGCCAGCTGCTCCCCCGCCCGGCCGGGGTGGAGCTGGCCACGGCCGCGGCGCTGCCCGAGGTCGTGTGCACCGTGTGGTCCAACGTCTTCATGCTGGCCGGGCTGCGCCGCGGCGAGACGTTCCTGGTGCACGGCGGCGCCAGTGGGATCGGCACGATGGCCATCCAGCTGGCCGCCCGGGCCGGCGCCCGGGTGCTCACCACCGCGGGCAGCGCGGCCAAGCTCGCCGTCTGCCGGGAGCTCGGCGCCGACGTGGGCATCGACTACCGGCAGGAGGACTTCGTCGCGCGGGTGCGGGAGGAGACCGGCGGCGCCGGGGTGGACGTCGTCCTGGACAACATGGGCGCGGCGTACCTGGCCCGCAACGTCGACGCGCTGGCCACCGGCGGCCGGCTGGTGTGCATCGGGATGCAGGGCGGCACGAGGGCCGAGCTGGACCTGGGCAGGCTGATGCGCAAGCGGGCCGCGGTGCACGCCACCACGCTGCGGGCCCGCCCCGCGACCGGTCCCGGCGGCAAGGCCGAGATCGTCGCCGCCGTGCGGCACGACGTGTGGCCCGACGTCGAGCGCGGCGTCGTCCGCCCCATCGTCGACCGCCGGCTGCCGATGTCGCGGGCCGCCGAGGCGCACCGCGTGGTCGACGCCAGCGAGCACGTCGGCAAGGTGCTGCTGGTCAACGAACCGTGA
- a CDS encoding propanediol/glycerol family dehydratase large subunit, with protein sequence MTAVEPQQSVRTGVLEGRPVNLDGFVEEWPEKGLVAMESDFDPAPGIRVEGGRVVELDGRARADFDFMDTFIADHAIDVASAEESTAIPSAQIARMLVDPGVSRGEVLAVTRGLTPAKILDVVKLMNVVEIMQAMQKMRARRTPANQAHSTSARDNPVQVAADAAEGALRGFAELETTLGVVRYAPLVAIALQVGGQVGRGGVLTQCALEEATELELGMRGITAYAETISVYGTESVFVDGDDTPWSKAFLASAYASRGIKMRFTSGTGSEVQMGNAEGRSMLYLEIRCILMAKGAGVQGLQNGSISCIGVPGAVPGGIRAVAAENLVASMVDLECASGNDQSFSHSAMRRTARLMPQLLPGTDFVCSGFSAVPNADNMFAGSNFDTEDYDDWNTIQRDLQVDGGLRHVREPEILQARDRAARALQALFAHLDLPPVTDAEVEAATYANSSADYPPRDVLADLKGAQAVMDRGVTGLDLVRGLETTGFSDVAQNLLQVLRQRVSGDLLQTSAVLTADFTPLSAINDANDYAGPGTGYRLSGERWEELKKLRHVTSAEDPEREVG encoded by the coding sequence ATGACCGCCGTCGAGCCCCAGCAGTCCGTCCGCACCGGGGTCCTGGAGGGCCGCCCGGTCAACCTCGACGGCTTCGTCGAGGAGTGGCCCGAGAAGGGCCTGGTCGCGATGGAGAGCGACTTCGACCCGGCGCCGGGCATCCGCGTGGAGGGCGGCCGGGTCGTCGAGCTCGACGGCCGGGCGCGCGCGGACTTCGACTTCATGGACACCTTCATCGCCGACCACGCGATCGACGTGGCCTCGGCCGAGGAGTCCACGGCGATCCCGTCGGCGCAGATCGCGCGGATGCTCGTCGACCCCGGTGTCTCCCGGGGCGAGGTGCTCGCGGTGACCCGGGGGCTCACCCCGGCCAAGATCCTGGACGTCGTCAAGCTGATGAACGTCGTCGAGATCATGCAGGCGATGCAGAAGATGCGGGCCCGGCGGACGCCGGCCAACCAGGCGCACTCCACCAGCGCCCGCGACAACCCGGTGCAGGTCGCCGCCGACGCCGCCGAGGGCGCCCTGCGCGGGTTCGCCGAGCTGGAGACCACCCTCGGCGTCGTCCGCTACGCGCCGCTGGTGGCCATCGCGCTGCAGGTCGGCGGCCAGGTCGGCCGCGGCGGCGTGCTCACCCAGTGCGCGCTGGAGGAGGCCACCGAGCTGGAGCTCGGCATGCGCGGCATCACCGCCTACGCCGAGACGATCTCCGTCTACGGCACCGAGTCGGTGTTCGTCGACGGCGACGACACCCCGTGGTCCAAGGCGTTCCTCGCCTCGGCCTACGCCTCGCGCGGCATCAAGATGCGCTTCACCTCGGGCACCGGGTCGGAGGTGCAGATGGGCAACGCCGAGGGCCGCTCGATGCTGTACCTGGAGATCCGCTGCATCCTCATGGCCAAGGGCGCCGGGGTGCAGGGGCTGCAGAACGGGTCGATCAGCTGCATCGGCGTCCCCGGCGCGGTGCCGGGCGGGATCCGCGCGGTCGCCGCGGAGAACCTGGTCGCCAGCATGGTGGACCTGGAGTGTGCCTCCGGGAACGACCAGTCCTTCTCGCACTCGGCGATGCGCCGCACCGCCCGGCTGATGCCCCAGCTGCTGCCGGGCACCGACTTCGTCTGCTCCGGGTTCTCCGCGGTGCCCAACGCGGACAACATGTTCGCCGGGTCGAACTTCGACACCGAGGACTACGACGACTGGAACACCATCCAGCGCGACCTGCAGGTCGACGGCGGCCTGCGGCACGTCCGCGAGCCGGAGATCCTGCAGGCCCGCGACCGGGCGGCGCGGGCGCTGCAGGCGCTGTTCGCCCACCTGGACCTGCCGCCGGTCACCGACGCGGAGGTCGAGGCGGCCACCTACGCCAACTCCTCGGCGGACTACCCGCCGCGCGACGTGCTCGCCGACCTCAAGGGCGCCCAGGCGGTGATGGACCGCGGCGTCACCGGCCTGGACCTCGTCCGGGGCCTGGAGACGACCGGCTTCTCCGACGTCGCGCAGAACCTGCTGCAGGTGCTGCGCCAGCGGGTGTCCGGTGACCTGCTGCAGACCTCCGCGGTGCTCACCGCCGACTTCACCCCGCTGTCGGCGATCAACGACGCCAACGACTACGCCGGGCCGGGCACCGGCTACCGGCTCTCGGGGGAGCGCTGGGAGGAGCTGAAGAAGCTCCGCCACGTCACCTCCGCCGAGGACCCCGAGCGAGAGGTGGGCTGA
- a CDS encoding propanediol/glycerol family dehydratase medium subunit yields MTTAAPGRTLTLRETGPATRGTRPDEVVVVVSPAFAGSFTKTIVDVPHAEVLRQLLAGIEEQGVTARVVRVWDTADLAAISHTGAKLSGSGIAVGMLSRGTTMIHQRDLPRLSNLELFPQSPLLDAPVFRQIGSNAAQYAKGESPQPVPTRNDQMARPRWQAKAALLHLKEFECIRAGQPPVEVEPVFGRAG; encoded by the coding sequence GTGACGACGGCAGCGCCCGGGCGCACGCTGACCCTCCGCGAGACCGGCCCGGCCACCCGCGGCACCCGCCCGGACGAGGTGGTGGTCGTGGTCTCGCCGGCCTTCGCCGGCTCCTTCACCAAGACCATCGTCGACGTCCCGCACGCCGAGGTGCTGCGCCAGCTGCTGGCCGGCATCGAGGAGCAGGGGGTCACCGCGCGGGTGGTCCGGGTGTGGGACACCGCGGACCTGGCGGCCATCTCGCACACCGGCGCGAAGCTGTCCGGCTCGGGCATCGCGGTCGGGATGCTGTCCCGGGGGACGACGATGATCCACCAGCGGGACCTGCCCCGGCTGTCGAACCTGGAGCTGTTCCCGCAGTCCCCGCTGCTGGACGCCCCGGTGTTCCGGCAGATCGGCTCGAACGCCGCGCAGTACGCCAAGGGCGAGTCGCCGCAGCCGGTGCCCACCCGCAACGACCAGATGGCCCGCCCGCGCTGGCAGGCCAAGGCGGCGCTGCTGCACCTCAAGGAGTTCGAGTGCATCCGGGCCGGGCAGCCCCCGGTCGAGGTGGAACCGGTCTTCGGCCGCGCCGGCTGA
- a CDS encoding cysteine desulfurase-like protein, protein MGPGEGRLDVARVRGLFPGLSDGLVHAEGPAGALLPEAVVHAVAQAMRVPVAGRGGVFPASARAEGLLASARTAVADLVGGVSSGVVLGPDSSRLTWTLARALARTWRPGDEVVVSRLDHDANVRPWVELAAGTGVVVHWAEVDIETGELPDWQYDQLLGPRTRLVAVTAASSAIGTRPDVAAIARRAHAAGALVYVDGTHAAAHDLLDLPTLGADFLAVAADMWCGPHVAAVVADPGLLAELEPDRLAPVPDRVPDRFESGGYAFELLAGVAAAVEHLAALDDVATGTRRERLRASMAAVAAYEHGLFGWLDQALRAMRHVQVIGSAPRTTPTLSFTVEGMRPRQVAHELSRRGICAWDGDLYARELFDALGANEEGGAVQLGLMHYNTAEEVGYLVDAVAALRPR, encoded by the coding sequence ATGGGACCGGGGGAGGGGCGGCTGGACGTCGCCCGCGTCCGGGGCCTGTTCCCCGGTCTCTCCGACGGTCTGGTGCACGCCGAGGGGCCCGCCGGCGCGCTGCTGCCGGAGGCCGTCGTGCACGCCGTCGCCCAGGCGATGCGGGTGCCGGTGGCCGGCCGCGGCGGGGTGTTCCCGGCGTCCGCCCGCGCCGAGGGGCTGCTCGCCAGCGCCCGCACCGCCGTCGCCGACCTGGTCGGCGGGGTGTCCTCCGGCGTCGTCCTCGGGCCGGACAGCTCGCGGCTGACCTGGACCCTGGCCCGCGCGCTGGCGCGCACCTGGCGGCCCGGCGACGAGGTGGTGGTCAGCCGGCTGGACCACGACGCCAACGTCCGCCCGTGGGTGGAGCTGGCCGCCGGCACCGGGGTGGTGGTGCACTGGGCGGAGGTCGACATCGAGACCGGCGAGCTGCCGGACTGGCAGTACGACCAGCTGCTGGGCCCCCGCACCCGACTGGTCGCGGTCACCGCGGCCAGCTCCGCGATCGGCACCCGCCCGGACGTCGCGGCGATCGCCCGCCGCGCGCACGCGGCCGGTGCCCTCGTGTACGTCGACGGGACGCACGCCGCCGCCCACGACCTGCTGGACCTGCCCACCCTCGGTGCGGACTTCCTCGCCGTCGCCGCCGACATGTGGTGCGGCCCGCACGTCGCCGCCGTGGTGGCCGACCCCGGCCTGCTGGCCGAGCTGGAGCCCGACCGGCTCGCGCCGGTGCCCGACCGGGTGCCCGACCGGTTCGAGAGCGGCGGGTACGCCTTCGAGCTGCTGGCCGGCGTCGCGGCGGCCGTGGAGCACCTGGCCGCGCTGGACGACGTCGCCACCGGCACCCGCCGGGAGCGGCTGCGCGCCTCGATGGCCGCCGTGGCCGCCTACGAGCACGGGTTGTTCGGCTGGCTGGACCAGGCGCTGCGGGCCATGCGGCACGTGCAGGTGATCGGCTCGGCCCCGCGCACCACGCCGACGCTGTCGTTCACCGTCGAGGGGATGCGCCCGCGCCAGGTGGCCCACGAGCTGTCCCGGCGCGGCATCTGCGCGTGGGACGGCGACCTCTACGCCCGCGAGCTGTTCGACGCCCTCGGCGCCAACGAGGAGGGCGGGGCGGTGCAGCTGGGGCTGATGCACTACAACACCGCCGAGGAGGTCGGCTACCTCGTCGACGCGGTCGCCGCGCTGCGCCCGCGATGA
- a CDS encoding DUF4190 domain-containing protein yields the protein MSSEQTGTAPVRRTGGSSGLATGALVTGVVGVLLSLLIPIVGLVLGVVAIGLGIAARRGGVRNGQVTTGLVTGVLAVVIAVVGSVIAYNVLT from the coding sequence ATGAGCAGCGAGCAGACGGGCACCGCGCCGGTGCGGCGCACCGGTGGGTCCAGCGGCCTGGCGACCGGCGCACTCGTGACCGGCGTGGTCGGCGTCCTGCTGTCCCTGCTGATCCCGATCGTCGGCCTGGTGCTGGGGGTCGTGGCCATCGGCCTGGGCATCGCAGCGCGGCGCGGCGGCGTCCGGAACGGTCAGGTCACCACCGGGCTCGTCACCGGCGTCCTGGCCGTCGTCATCGCCGTCGTCGGCAGCGTGATCGCCTACAACGTGCTGACCTGA